The Oryzias latipes chromosome 8, ASM223467v1 genomic interval ggagacgcgctctcgtctcggcgggagagattcaggagttgctgaattaattgcacggcgtttgttgcggtctgcagtaatcggaataaagaactttaaaagaggttaagtctccgtgcctcactgtggggaagggacactacattattgtatggctctttcgaaattacatttcaaaatatgtggcatttatggctctcttggccaaaaaggttcccgacccctgttctaaaCTGTAATGAGCAGGTGAGTAAAGGGGATGGTTTAGGTGCTTTTCCTTATTCATACCTTTCTGGTCAGGGTGTGAGGTCAACAGGTTTAGCAGGAGGAAAGCAGATTTGGTCCGGAGCTTCTCGTTTTCAGACTGCATGCCTCTCATCAGCACCGAGAATCCATCATGAGCCAAAAAGGCCTGAAGCCCGGCTTCCTGCTCTCGAACCAAACCTGCAGTCAAACAGCGTTACACCGTTGGACAACTGTGTGGAGCTCAACATCACTCATTTAGAAAGACACACTTAGAGCAGCTTTGGTCAGAGTGCCAGACAGGAACTTACATGAGACCGCATAAAGTGCTTTGACCCTGACGGTGGGGTTCGGGTCAGAATCCGTTAGTTGAAGCAACTTTGGAAGAGTCCCAATACTGAGCAGGTGGTCCTGAAGCTGTGGCATGTTCTGAGCACAGGAGGCAATGAGCTCAGCAGCACGCCACCTCAGCCCGCTCTGGACGTGACACAAATACCGAGAGACACACAATTCTAGTCCACCAAGCACCATCAGATCTGTAAAAAACAGAGAAGAGATGAATTAATTTAGTCCATACCATCTGGAATCATGTCAACATCTGCTCTCACTATCATTTCCAAAAGCGATTATCACAAACCTCTAGCATTATCCAGGTTCTCGCACAACTCTGACAGCATCTCAAAGGCCGACTCCCGCTCGTCCTCATCATCTTCGTCCCTCATTTCTTCTCCATTTTCATCCTTGTCACCCACATTTTCTTTACGCAGGACGGACAAGCACTGCTTTATTTGTTCTACTTCATCCAGCTGGCCTTTACAGACTTCAGAAAGCGCTTCCCGCAGCCACGTTTTTCTCTGAACCCAAAGCAAAGGCAGTTGTTGGTCAAAAACAAAGTCCCCAAtggcaaaaaatacaaataaaaacaaggacTGCGCATGAAACTAAATCTTAAAATGTAACCGTTTACAAAAGTAAACGGGAAAGTTGTTATAGGTcagatttaacaaaaatgtttaaggtcatacttaacaaaaaatgaatcacAAGGGAACAGTATCAAACATTGTATCGGGTAAAGAAAGAATTGATTTAACTCTTTCTTAAATTTAAGAACATGCATGCCATTTAAAAATTCTTAATAGCATTTTACTTCATTCCgataaataactgttttttccACTAAAGAAGTTGAAGTAGTGTCACATATAAAAGGTTGGGTTTACTGCTTTTGAAACCAAACGATTTCAGAAAAGAACtcacaaataaatacatgtttCATTCAACTGAGACTAATTAAATCAATTGATCATATTATTTAGTATGAAATATCCTCCTCACATAAACATGGTGAAACAGTGTTTAAGAACACTAGGTTCAGGACTGTAGTGAATTGAAATTCCCTAAACAAGCAGGTTTACCTCCTCTGACATTGGCTGAACTGGAGTTGGAGCCTCTGCTGCTGGTCCAGCATCTACTGCCATCTGTAAAACCCCCTGAAGATTCCGGGGATATCTCCTGCCGTTCTGTTCGCCTTCCGACATGTCTTCTTCTGTCCTCACAGCTGTGcagacaaaacagaacaattaACAAATATGTCCTGCGAAATGGTAATACATGTCTTCAACAAAACAGGCTATCTCTGGGAGcctattttaattatttagctTACAAGCTAGTTCTGTTCTGACAAAAGCACTGGTCGCTAAgtaagacaaaaatgaaaagcacaTCAACAACAAActagctgtaaaaaaaacttacttACGTCCTATTCTGCTTTAGCTCTAATGTCCAGTGATCTTTCTGAATGAAGGAGTTGTTGCCGCAAGTCcaaccttaaaaacacaaacacgtgAACACACTGGAAGGTTCTAGGCAGCACCCGTTGACGCATgcgcactcttttttttttaccgtaaAACACCAAAAGAGTCCATGGGAAAAATATCTTTGTCAGGTGTCtttgtctaatttttttaaattaaattttttgtcCTAAGATTAACGTTTTTTACTGTACTAATTTGAAAATGTAAGTTCAATCTTACGTtaaattacatcataattaaTGTCAAAATTATATTGAAGTATTAACATGATTACGGTATAGAGACTTCCGATTGAGGTTATACACCCAAAGAGCATCAGTGAAATTGAAATTAGTATCTTCGCAATCTACTATGTGCATTCATACACTGAActtgaagaaatgtttttggaTTAAAACTAAGCAACCTTATTctcgcaggaaaaaaaatgtatgacttttttattcatacctttgttctaaaataaaaaatatataaaaataaatcaaaaaaataaaacgtagactcaaatgttacaaacatttttttcatcatcgACTTACAAATATAGACATCTGGCAGTGCAGTACatatatcaataaaaaaaataataataagaagaagacATTTAATCTTAATTGATTTGTGTAAATAGTTGATTTTGGTTATACATCTACTGACGACGGTTGATCGAGTAAAGAGGAAGTTAGGTCCGTCAAGTCTCTTGATGTCGGAAGTCTTTGGTCACTGCCACCGTCCAAGATGGCTGCGCTTGTAGGGCTTCGAGCGTGTTTCTCCGGTAAAATAGTTCAATTGTTTTCAGTTGTATGAATTTTTCTGTTTCGAGGGAGCTAGTAGGATTAAAGCAACGtgcttttctgtttattatcataaaatctttgaataaatgacttttaaaagaacacgatgctgctgctgtgataGCAGTGCAAGGTCACGTTACCAAGAATAATGAGGGTTAGCTAACCACAGGGTTGAcaggaaaaaataacatttatgataCATGTTATcaatttaaactttgtttttacgaATAAAAAACTATTTCGGTTGCAGAATCTCACTGGAAAGAGTGTATCCAGCCTTCAAACCTGGTTGGAATTGTATGTTTGACATCTTCATCATGTTAGCTAAAGAAAGCCTGTGTTAAATTGCTTTAGTTTTGtatacaattttttatttcctccAATATTTGTTTAATTCAAGATGCTGACTTTATTTGCACAAGCCAAATAGAAACCTGTGTTGTGTAGGCCAGTGGTTCTCAACCTTGTTTTCAATAATGTACCCCATATATTTCacaattttttcatgtttttcgtCTTTAAAGTGTCCGCCATAAACAGGGCGTGTTTATTTGTtgacatttatcatttttacaaaagtaccaaaaactcaagaaaccttcaaattaaaagagtactcgtatttttttattttttttgtctgtcagcAAACAACACAACAATGTAATACACAGACATGTATTTGGGGGGAAAAGCACGGCATTGTGCAATTTATGTTGATTAGCAGTACTAAACTAATGTTCATCTGTCCTGCATGTGTCCTACAGAAAACATAGCATTGCTCACATATTCGCGTCATTAAAATCGATTTACTTTCAGTATGTAAAcaagccaaataaaaaaacgtttcatCTGTGTCCAAaaattttcatcctttttttttgcatgtgtgtgtgtgtttagaatTAAACTTACTATTCTTTGTTGGTGTCTGTATTATGTTGTTCAGAAGTGTATTGTGTTTATCTTTAGTGCCTAATAAGAGCATGTTTTATAGAATCAAgtaactaaaatgtttttacattgtaACAATAATCAGACATTTTTTGGCTCTTATGATGCTGAATTGTCTGTATTTTGTCTGTTCTCAGCCTTTCAGCTTTCCTCACCTGGTCTCTTGCACAGCTCTTTTAAATTAGTAAGTGTGCTCATTAAAATATGTCAGTTAGCTTCAGAGAAATTATGCctaaatatctttttttgttgttgttttgtagtgTGCTGTGCCTTTGAGTCGACGGACATTTGCTGCAGAGGCCAAGAAGACGTACAGCAGAGAGAAGCCTCATGTGAACATAGGAACGATCGGTCATGTTGATCATGGGAAGACCACCCTGACAGCAGCCATTACAAAAGGTGGAGTCATCATATTGTgagaaatgtataaaaaggcTTTGGGAAATTCAAAATTGTATTAAGTCACACCCTCTAGAAGCAgaagtattttatttcttttttttaaagaagtgtttgtctccttttctcAGTGCTCGCCGACGCTGGGGGTGCTAACTACAAAAAGTATGAAGACATTGATAATGCCCCAGAAGAGAAGGCCCGAGGAATCACAATCAATGCCTCTCATGTAGAATACACCACATCTAACCGGCATTACGCCCACACAGACTGCCCTGGCCATGCTGACTATGTCAAGGTGATCTCAGCTGAGTCTGGAGTCTGATGCTGCTTGATTATTCAAACgtatgaagctaaagtttgtacTCTTTTAGAACATGATCACGGGCACGGCCCAGATGGATGGCTGCATTGTAGTGGTGGCTGCCACTGACGGTCAGATGCCTCAGACGCGTGAGCACCTCCTGCTGGCCAGGCAGATCGGCGTGGAGCATGTGGTGGTTTTCATCAACAAGGCAGACGCCGTGGAGGACaaagagatgttggatctggtGGAGATCGAGATCAGAGAGCTTCTCACTGAGTTCGGCTACGATGGCGAGAACACTCCAGTGGTGATTGGTTCTGCACTCTGTGCTCTGGAGGTAGGAAACATGCTGGCTAGAAATATTGAGATGctagtttttattcatttaccaatccagaacacatttctgatcAAAAACAAATCCTGATTGCTTCAGAACAAGCAGCCGGAGTTGGGAGTGAATGCAGTGTTGAAGCTGCTGGAAATTGTGGATTCTTATGTTCCTCTACCCAAGAGAGAGCTGGAAAAACCTTTCCTTCTGCCCATTGAAGGGGTTTATTCCATTCCAGGTACACTCTACAGGAAATTTTAGATGCATTATGTTCTGCTCTAAGCACAACATTGGCTGTTAAGTGTCATATATGAAAACTGAAGATATTTTAAGTGAGTGGGATATTTTTGGTACTTTAAATCTGATGTTTGATCTTTGCTCTTCAGGCAGAGGGACAGTGGTGACAGGCACCATGGAGAGGGGCATCATCAAGAAAGGGGACGACTGTGAGTTTGTGGGCCACAATCGCAGTTTCAAGTCTGTGGTTACAGGTGAGCCggagaaaaccagaaaaaaaaacgtaacttcactcaatgtgaagtagaagttatcgttggcgaggtggaaaagaggagaaaagtgttgtttggagggcacagtgtgggcattactaatgccaaaaagccacgtgagtggcagacgccgttaatgctgcagcctcacaacctcgaaccgtggccgaaataaaaaagaaatggtcggacatcaaagtcgaggcaaaaaaacgtctggcgctgcatcgccagagtgtgtctgccatgggtgggggggtggggggtggggggcaccggagctgacccctcttgatgagagactggctgcaattattggggaatcccttaagtggagtggtgactaaGGCGGAGGGGGAACACCGACgcaccagatgcaccgggtgacacaaccccaaaagcccgcagaggtccaacaggacggctcgaggaagtcagaaccggctcatgagccactcgtcctcgtttgccagcaagtcttcttgctgtctaaagatgcgttcactccgaatttttccatttgccacatcttctaaaagcgcaagatcagccattgtgcgtcattacgcattgtgatggggcattttatttccatccatttaattacatctgacaagctacagatgtcagtAATAATCaatgtggaaatgggaaattgttcagcgcaaatgtaatttcttgttgctttctgaatggttgaaacatacgccatacatggttttaacaaaaataaaacaaactaaaggcctatgcatgaataccataattccatagcttatgaagaaatttTTTagtatgaaaacaactttccccagtggacaattaatgcatctctatctatccatctgtctatctaattgcacctatatctgctccgccagacggacacattaacgagaatatcagttttgtacattatttcgttctgttaactttattatttatgaggatgaattgcacaacatgccaatattgcagaacatatttcacttttctttctgcaaataagtgttcatttgaatttttgttgtaattttcgtttgatttttttgtttgtttcactgctgatcgatcaaacgggtgttcgtgtaggctgttaattgtaagacttgctttgtgaagtcttcatgttattaatgagaggcagtattgtcattttcactttcacgtgtttcttccatctgccgacggtgtcgccgtttctcatttcacccgtttttg includes:
- the tufm gene encoding elongation factor Tu, mitochondrial, which encodes MAALVGLRACFSAFQLSSPGLLHSSFKLCAVPLSRRTFAAEAKKTYSREKPHVNIGTIGHVDHGKTTLTAAITKVLADAGGANYKKYEDIDNAPEEKARGITINASHVEYTTSNRHYAHTDCPGHADYVKNMITGTAQMDGCIVVVAATDGQMPQTREHLLLARQIGVEHVVVFINKADAVEDKEMLDLVEIEIRELLTEFGYDGENTPVVIGSALCALENKQPELGVNAVLKLLEIVDSYVPLPKRELEKPFLLPIEGVYSIPGRGTVVTGTMERGIIKKGDDCEFVGHNRSFKSVVTGIEMFHKSLDRAEAGDNLGALVRGLKREDVRRGMVMCKPGSIMPHQKVKAQIYVLSKEEGGRHKPFVTNFMPVMFSLTWDMACRVTLPADKEMVMPGEDTSLTLTLRQPMVLEKGQRFTLRDGNRTIGTGLVTEILPVTDDDHCNWG
- the hspbp1 gene encoding hsp70-binding protein 1, with amino-acid sequence MSEGEQNGRRYPRNLQGVLQMAVDAGPAAEAPTPVQPMSEERKTWLREALSEVCKGQLDEVEQIKQCLSVLRKENVGDKDENGEEMRDEDDEDERESAFEMLSELCENLDNARDLMVLGGLELCVSRYLCHVQSGLRWRAAELIASCAQNMPQLQDHLLSIGTLPKLLQLTDSDPNPTVRVKALYAVSCLVREQEAGLQAFLAHDGFSVLMRGMQSENEKLRTKSAFLLLNLLTSHPDQKEPLVSMGMVQQLVSVLRTPHSHFHEHVLGALCCLVEDFSKAVTECRIPALGLEELLRQRAKDLQGKEESQEELEFCERLRKICFSVQQSEDLGMDR